In Gammaproteobacteria bacterium, a genomic segment contains:
- a CDS encoding ABC transporter permease: protein MKTKYLHKPLSQTNAKSRSFFKKASTRDLLYIGYGSLVVLLVLLSYLAGAFSWLPHDPDEMNLDLMMADPFVAGHLLGTDFMGRDLFSRLVLGIQAYFIPGLMAIVIALSLGTFLGVLAGYEGGKVDRAATYINNLLDSIPRMVLILLVVALFKPDVYYIMFVVGVTAAPVVALQIKNKIIYLKQKNFIESAIAIGLPKPTIIFKHILWHNCRSILIIQASLCMAEAILIETSLSYLGFGVQEPIPSWGNMVQAGANYLMQGHLWPSTAPALAILFTILGFYLLADGLNKVLEEKQ from the coding sequence ATGAAAACTAAGTATCTGCATAAACCGTTGTCACAAACCAACGCGAAGAGCCGATCTTTTTTTAAAAAAGCGAGTACGCGTGATCTGTTGTATATCGGCTATGGCTCTCTGGTTGTGTTACTGGTGCTATTGTCATACCTGGCCGGAGCTTTCTCCTGGCTGCCGCATGACCCCGATGAAATGAATCTCGACTTGATGATGGCCGACCCCTTTGTTGCCGGTCATTTATTGGGCACAGATTTCATGGGACGTGACTTGTTTTCACGTCTGGTGTTGGGAATACAGGCCTATTTTATACCGGGACTGATGGCGATTGTTATCGCGCTGTCACTGGGCACATTCCTTGGCGTGCTGGCCGGTTATGAAGGTGGGAAAGTTGACCGTGCTGCAACCTACATCAACAACCTGCTGGATTCCATTCCTCGCATGGTTTTGATTCTTCTGGTGGTTGCCCTGTTCAAACCTGATGTGTACTACATCATGTTTGTGGTAGGCGTTACTGCAGCACCGGTCGTGGCACTGCAGATAAAAAACAAAATCATCTATTTGAAACAAAAAAACTTCATCGAGTCAGCCATTGCCATCGGTTTGCCAAAGCCAACCATTATCTTTAAACACATACTCTGGCATAACTGTCGTTCGATTCTGATCATTCAGGCCAGCTTGTGTATGGCTGAGGCCATTCTGATCGAAACCAGTCTGAGCTATCTTGGATTTGGTGTGCAGGAACCCATCCCCTCCTGGGGCAACATGGTGCAGGCAGGTGCAAACTACCTGATGCAAGGTCATCTATGGCCTTCCACCGCACCGGCACTGGCTATTTTGTTCACCATCCTCGGCTTCTATTTATTAGCTGATGGTTTAAATAAAGTGTTGGAGGAGAAGCAATGA
- a CDS encoding ABC transporter ATP-binding protein, with protein MSSNPHLIIKDLHTYFHSPSRQGFVHACNGVSLDIMRGETLGIVGESGSGKSITMLSSMGLLNVGPGVVSGSCEFHSRNGAISLFPDLNSHVQLTHENGQIVQVKKDLQSWQKKTRHIMRDIWSKEIAMIFQNPRQAFNPFQTVGDQIRESIMLHTNITNKKEAKEKAYYWLEKVKIDSPKLRYENYPYGMSGGMCQRAMVAMALASQPSLLIADEPTTGLDATIQSKIVDLLFELKESLQLTLVIISHDISVISRLSDKIAVMYAGNVIEHGKADEILGESFSKRHPYTRSLLGSVPSRSNVTRTGRLPSIRGEVPDAVNTPQGCRFYDRCDAKTPAVEARCSQKNPNFSQVAAEHQCRCWLYTPEAEHA; from the coding sequence ATGAGTTCCAACCCACATTTAATCATCAAGGATCTGCACACTTATTTCCATTCCCCATCGCGTCAGGGATTTGTTCACGCGTGCAATGGCGTTTCGCTGGACATCATGCGCGGTGAAACTCTGGGCATTGTTGGTGAAAGTGGCAGCGGTAAAAGTATTACCATGTTATCTTCCATGGGCTTGTTAAATGTTGGCCCTGGCGTGGTTTCCGGCTCGTGTGAATTCCATTCGCGCAATGGTGCCATCAGCTTGTTCCCGGATTTGAACTCCCATGTTCAGTTAACGCATGAAAACGGTCAAATTGTCCAGGTGAAAAAAGACCTGCAATCCTGGCAAAAAAAGACCAGACACATCATGCGCGACATCTGGAGCAAGGAAATCGCCATGATTTTCCAAAATCCCAGACAGGCGTTCAATCCGTTCCAAACGGTTGGTGATCAGATCAGGGAATCGATCATGTTGCACACTAACATCACCAACAAAAAAGAAGCCAAGGAAAAGGCATACTATTGGCTGGAAAAAGTGAAGATTGACTCGCCAAAATTGCGCTATGAAAACTATCCCTACGGTATGTCCGGCGGGATGTGTCAGCGCGCCATGGTGGCGATGGCCCTGGCCTCGCAGCCTTCGCTGTTGATCGCCGATGAACCCACTACCGGATTGGATGCAACCATTCAGTCCAAGATCGTCGATCTGTTGTTTGAACTCAAGGAATCACTGCAACTTACCCTGGTGATCATCAGTCACGACATCAGCGTCATTTCGCGCCTGTCTGACAAAATTGCTGTCATGTATGCCGGCAATGTTATTGAACACGGCAAGGCCGATGAAATCCTCGGTGAAAGCTTTTCCAAAAGACATCCCTACACCCGCTCGCTGTTGGGATCGGTCCCCAGCCGCAGCAATGTGACGCGTACTGGTCGCCTGCCGAGTATTCGCGGTGAGGTGCCAGATGCAGTTAACACCCCACAGGGCTGCCGTTTTTATGATCGCTGTGATGCAAAAACGCCTGCGGTTGAGGCACGCTGTTCACAGAAAAATCCAAATTTCAGCCAGGTAGCCGCCGAGCATCAATGCCGCTGCTGGCTGTACACACCGGAGGCAGAGCACGCATGA
- a CDS encoding ABC transporter ATP-binding protein, with the protein MSSPLLEVTELRKSFKQKASLLGGSGSSAIPAIDGISFHVNENETLGLVGESGCGKTTTGKALLKLNSVDSGKIIYDGQDITSLSEKAFRPYRSQIQMIFQDLDAALNPRIRVIDVLREAVKIHHPQLDDAQIDSRVKELMEMVNLQKGKLTSYPGELSGGEKRRVGIARVLAVQPKFIVADEPTSALDVSIQAQVVNLMLDLQQKLGLSYLFISHDLHLVEIVSHRIAVMYLGRIVELGSSEQVSKSAKHPYTQILWSSLSDGSHKEVEKSQSENWGVFDFSRPSSGCRFAPRCPVYHARGEPAICRDANQEPKLTQQGNTGHFVACHFA; encoded by the coding sequence ATGAGTTCCCCGTTGTTAGAAGTCACTGAACTGAGAAAAAGCTTTAAGCAAAAAGCGTCGCTGCTGGGTGGTAGTGGTAGTAGCGCCATCCCTGCCATTGACGGCATTAGCTTTCACGTCAACGAAAATGAAACGCTGGGACTGGTGGGTGAATCCGGCTGTGGTAAGACCACCACGGGCAAAGCTTTGCTCAAACTGAACTCCGTCGACAGTGGCAAAATCATATACGATGGCCAGGACATCACCTCGCTATCAGAAAAAGCATTTCGCCCATACCGCAGCCAGATTCAAATGATATTTCAGGATCTGGACGCGGCGCTGAATCCTCGCATCCGCGTCATTGACGTATTGCGCGAAGCGGTAAAAATTCATCATCCGCAGTTGGACGATGCGCAGATTGATTCTCGCGTCAAAGAACTGATGGAAATGGTTAATTTGCAAAAAGGCAAATTGACCAGCTATCCCGGCGAATTGTCCGGTGGTGAGAAACGCCGCGTGGGTATCGCCCGTGTTCTGGCAGTTCAACCCAAATTTATCGTTGCCGACGAACCGACCAGTGCGCTGGACGTTTCGATCCAGGCCCAGGTTGTTAACCTGATGCTGGATCTGCAGCAAAAACTGGGCTTGTCGTATTTGTTCATTTCGCACGATTTGCACCTGGTGGAAATCGTTAGCCATCGCATTGCGGTTATGTACCTGGGACGCATTGTCGAGCTGGGCAGTTCGGAACAAGTGTCCAAATCGGCCAAGCATCCCTACACCCAGATTCTTTGGTCGTCATTGTCCGATGGCAGCCACAAGGAAGTGGAAAAATCTCAATCCGAAAACTGGGGTGTGTTCGATTTTTCACGCCCCAGCAGCGGCTGTCGATTTGCGCCACGCTGCCCGGTGTATCACGCCCGTGGCGAACCCGCCATTTGCCGCGATGCCAACCAGGAACCCAAACTGACGCAACAAGGCAATACCGGCCATTTTGTCGCCTGCCATTTCGCCTAA